The genomic stretch GAAAAAAAGTTTTCTCTCAGTCAATCAATATTGTAAATAATACCAGATTTTGCACTGTAACTATTTTTACTGTAGCATTACCGTCTACcaaattttgaaaaaaagggcataatttttcttcattttaaataaacacttgCTGTAAATATATgtgaatgtaaataaaacaactattttattgatgacatgttttaaagctTTCTGCTCCTTCTATGACCCACATTGACGATGTTTTTCACTTGTTTTGGTGCTGTGATTACTCCAAGAGATTTTATACAAAAGTCATAGACATTGTTTCCTGGACATACCAACAAACCTTCTTCAGGCGTGAACATTTTATCTTTGGTTATACTGATTTTAAGAGAGACGAGACTGTTCGAACGATGCAGCACTGTGAACAATACACAGTCAAGATAAAGTTAAAACTCCATGATGAACCGTTTGCGCTCTTTCTCCTGCAGGCGTGGAGAAACGCTGGTTTGTGCTTCGAAGCTAAATATCACATCCATCATTAAAAATTGAATGTAGGCAAACCATCATTATCGGTTGTCATGAAgaatgtcaatgttttttttagacatttttaatgtattgtgttttggttatttatttaattatataatgtCTTTTCTCTGATGTGAGTGTCTTACCCCGCTGGCATTTTCTAATGTCTATGCGCTGttaagtataaataaagttcatatattttttaaataataatacaaactcAGTTAAGACGCTTAACACTTACCTCACAGATGTCACACCAGTCAACATTTCAGAATGGACAGACATGCATTTTGGAGAAGAACTCATTATTAGAAATATTAGTGgggtcacattttatttaacatgcaaatatgttatttttgaaatctgattaaatatgtattgcCATTATTATCAGTATTAATGTCattcatattgttattattacattacaaaaCACACGTTACACACGTATAGGTTCCGCACATGGTGCGTCACTAGCATGCGCCAGAGAGACGGCCACGAAGGGAGATTTGGGTAATTTACCTGAGAAGTCgggacaggaagtcatcatccgGCATTTAAACCTCAGACTCAGAGGGTTTCTGAGAGCGTCTCAACTCATGCTAAACTAGAGCCATTAATTCAACCTCGCCGTCCTCGCGGCGTTAACGTTGAACGCCGCGAGCGACTGTCAAGACTCGCGCTGCGGCCGCTCCGGTTAACGTTGTTAGCGGGGACCTCGGCTAGCTAACGGGGGGCTGGAAACAAATGAACCCGTCTGCGGGGAAAGCTGCTCCGGGGGCCCGAGCATCGCCGCACGGACACCGCGGCGACCCAAAGGTAAAGGAGCGTGAGCAGGAACCGCTGCACTGAAGGGTCACTTCGTCTTCTGGTGGAAGGAAACCATCAAGTCCAACGCTGCGAGGTTGCGTCTTAAACTGGTGAGTTTGTTTACCTTCCCTCTCGGTTAGCTGCATGGCATGTGGGGGTGTCgcgtttagtttagtttcacaTGAAAACAACCGCCTTAAACGAGCGGTAGGTCCGACTTTACGTGAGCTGACGTCACCGTTATCTTCGCCGAGGCTCTCGTGTGTAGTACATTTAGgagaattgtgtgtttttattgtggtaAAGCGACTGCACGTCTGTAGCATCGTTACATCTGTAGCCTGTTGCTGCAGCACCTGGGCTTTTACATCAAAGTAATGTTTTATTAATCTTCACTTGTATAGGTAGTTGTGTAACTAAAACCTAAATAGTTTTACTTTAGTCTGTCTTTCTCACgcatgtatgttttatttattggtttattttagTTCTCCACAAAACAACATATAGGCCTCCATAacatacttaaataaatatacataaaatgcACAAATAGCCGCTACAAAGACAATAGATTATGTACGAGCATGCATGTATATGCAAAGATGCAAAGATATAAAATGAAATGGGAGGGGGGACAAATGTAACTAATATTGCTCAGTCCGATTGGCTTTATATTGATGATATAGGTTTACTTATTAAACGCAGTCCAAGCCAACGCGGCACCACAAtaatatttcacacacatttttatatttatagctTTTCTTGACTCAAATGACTTAATGGAGAGTGAACCTACTGAAGTCAAAGTCAGCAGCGaagtaagtaaaaaaaaaaaaaaaagtcaaaagtgaTACAGAGGACACAAATGACTACTAGAAGGCCCAACCTCCTCAtggaaatattgtttaaattctACAATATGAATCATATACATCAATATGACCAATATTAAATTGCTCGTTGATTTTGGTCTCAACTTTCTTGCTACAGGGTTCGTGTCAGATGGAGGACAAATTCACCACAGCGATCCTATCCGTTGACTTAGAAAATCCAACTGCTATGCCTTCCGTTGGACTGCTTTTGTAAACGTGGAAGCCATGGCTTCTCGGAAGGTAGACGAGCTGCCGAACAACACCATGGATTTGGCCACGGCCTCTGCACAGCTTTCCCGATGTGGCCCCGATGACATCACGGAAGAGCCTCAGCCGGATATGATGAATGCAACGGTGAAATCCCAGAAATCTGGAAAATTTAGGAGGACTGCTCTGACATTTTTTGGAGTACGCAAAAGCATCTGTATTTTACCCAGTTTCTTTGGAGGAAGGAGTAAAAATCAGAACAAGGGGTCTTCAAAGAAAGGAATCAGCAAAAGCAGAACACACGATGGGCTAAGTAAGGTTAGTCATGATGACAATCTGAGCAGTCAGTGCACCTCAGCTACTGATTGTGACTACCTTGGCCAGAGGAACTCAGCTGGAGAGCTCCACAGCAGCTGTCCCAATGAATGTAGTCACGCCACTGCTGAACAGAAATCAATGACTCTTACCCGGCCGAAAAGGGGTTTGAGGAGCCTTTTTCAAAGTTTTAGGTATCACAGAAACCACAGAAATGTTGGATTGGATAAAACTGAAATGATTGCAATGTCCTCTCCTCACTGCAAGATAGAGGTGCCTGTTGTCCAGGACAACACCAACCAGTATGTCACAGAGTGCCTGGGATCTGAACCTGATGTGCCTGACTTTACGGATGTTACATGTGATGTTTCCATTGGTCCTGAATGTATCGATGCTGATGAGATGCCATCGGAGAAGAGCGTGGAGCTAGGCAGCCCGAAGTCTGAGCTCGATGGTGAGACGTGTGATGAGGAACTGGTGGAAGTCAATTTGATGGCTGTAGTTCCCAGTGAATTGAAGGAGAGTTCGAGAGGATACAGCGAGCCTTGTCTGAAACTTCAGACGATGTCTGAGCCCACGTTGAAGTCGGAAACACCCGCTGGCTCATCGGATAAGCTGAACCTGATTTATGGGGACGTTGCATCACTAAAGAGCTTTGATTCACTCACTGGCTGTGGGGACATTATTGCAGATCAAGAAGACGACAGCATCACGGAGAGCACCGTTTCTGGAGAAAGGAGCAGAAGTGGAGGAAAGAGGGCCTCTTGTTATCTCACTTACCAGGGTGGCGGCGAAGAAATGGCTTCCCCTGAAGACCTGGATGAGGAGTGTCTTCAGGATTTCTGGAGTAATAATGAGTCCGAGGAAATTTGCTGCACCTGCAACCAAGAACTCACAGATTTGACTTCCGACCTGACGAGTTCTCAAAATATGGACTTACTGAACAGTAACAGTGCCCAGCAAGCCAGTGGCATGGACGCTTCTTCCATTGCGGACGTGTTAACGCCTCAAAGTGAGCATCAAGAATCCGTTCCAAATAGTGATGAAGGCTACTACGACTCAACTACACCGGGGCCGGATGACGGACAAGAGAAAACTGATAGACTGAAGGCAGAGAGGTTACCCAGGGACAGTTACAGTGGCGATGCCCTCTATGAACTCTTTGCACCCGATGAGAGTCTCATCAGTCCACATTATGAGAACAAATCAAAACTGCCCGGTTCCAAACAGTGCGAGTATTTAAGTGAGCCGGTGGATGTGACAGACTCTGCCTTTGCTCCAGACATGAATCGATTACAAATGAGTGCTGAAATGTATGAGGTGCGCGACTTTTTCGAGAGGCCGAGCATGTGCAGTAAATCCTCGGAGGTGGCACAAAATATGGTTGGCCGGCAGGAAACCGGCATGATTAAGAATTTGAGTTCAAAACCACAAGCACCAGTCAACAGGAATACAATAGAGCCAGATGTTTTTGATGAAAAGGGAAACATGCCCGCTCCCCCTGAAAAATGGACACAATCCGTAAATGCCGATTGTGAGAAACGGCACAGCAGCGTATCATTTGGAAGCACGTCTGACCCTGATTTTGAAACGTTTTGCGAACCCAAAGAGCAACATCTTGAGGAAAACAAGCCTGTGGCTTTACCGTACAAAAACGTCAGTTCGCTGTCTCCGGATGAAAGCAACGACTTAGACGATGGGCAaactgtgtgtttctctcaaGCCCTTGTGGACTACACAAAACACGCTCAGATGCTGAGTAACTCGGACAACAGTGTGGATGAGGCAAACTCCGCCTTCACTCCAAACATGCAGGCCTTACCTACCATAGTCACGTTCGACGTCGTGGATATGCATAACGAGGGAGAATACGATGAGCAGATTCAcatggagctggaggaggacatcTCATCGCCCTATCAGGAATTCGAAGAGAGCTACCTACAAAAAGATGCGTTTGCCGATTGCGACTATCAGATGTTAGACCTGTATGAACAGAACCTGATCAGTAATACATGGGCCATCGCTAGTCTACCACGGCACCTAGGCCTTACGAGAGTCAGTCAGTCTAATCCGTTGTCTCTAGAGAGGAGAAGTAGGTCTCTGGACACAGAACGCCTCGAGTTGAAGATGCCTGACGGATACAGAGAGAACAGAGTTTCTTGTCCTCAAACCGAAAAGGACTCTGAAAGGGATTCCTCGCCGTATTACAAAAAGAATGTACTCGCGTCCGATGTCAGAGACGGTAGCAGCATTATGGCCTTTTCATGGCAAACAAGGCCAGAAATGGCTTTAAGCCTTCCCCTGACAGATGGGAAATTCATCGAAAAAGGTCAGAGTCTCAGTCAATCCCAAGTTAAGCGCAAAATATTTTCGGGCTCATCAAGCAGCGAATGCGCCAACAGTAAATCGCAACTGTCGGACAGAGTGTCCAGTGATTTCATTTCACAGAATACAGAGCCGTGCAATAGGCAGTGTTGCCTTCCCTCGCAGTCAGATTCTTGTGTACCTCATAGCACCTTTGTTTATACGGGAATGACGGACGATGAATCTGATAATGTCGACGAGGAGGATGTTTTTTGTAAAGCTGCCACTAATTTGCAGTCTTATAATCCGCGTGGTAAAAGCAGACCAGTCTCCAGCAGGGAAGGGATACCTCGTACCGCGAGTCCTCTGAATGCAGGTGTGTCCAAAAGCGAAATGACACCCCGGGATGTTGCCTGCAACAAACTCCCAGAAGCAACCTTCAATTAATAGGCTCCTGGCATTTAAATCACACTTGTATGTGCTAATGAGTGCTCTTATGTTGCATCCAAAGGAGTAACCGTTGCTTAATTTGTACCTGTACTACAGATTCATTTGAGAAGTTGCCGTACACCGTGAGAGACGTGAAACTATTCTGAAATGTGGGGAGCTCTCTCACTGGGAAGTCTGCTTttccacaataaaagcagcTCGTTTCACAAAGGCCACGTCCACGGCCGACTATTAAAAGTGTTTTAAGCAAGTAATAGTTTCATCTGTGTATGAAAGTGCTCACAGAATCATCTCATTAAGCTACTGAGTTTGACTAGAATGTTTATACCCACACATAGCCTCAGTGTCCAGGTCTCAATAGTAATGCCACGCTTTATTTATTGGCTCTTCATTAGCTCTGTTTCCATAGCACAGCCAAACGGGGCCAGCCAGGTCTTGCTTTCTTTGCCAATTGCCCCGAAACACATGTGCTTATGCTTTAAGTGCCGgcttatgtttgtgtttacgaCTTTTTTTCAATGCCTCTCTTTACTCCAGTCAGGTTTATGTAGGCCTGTCATGATGCTCAAATATACTATGTTTAGCTGTTTTCTTGAGGTACCTCTTCAGGATAGTTTGAAGGCCCGACAAATCGATTCGGTCTTAATGTCGCTGTTTTATAACCTTTTTCCCAACAGCTTCACCACCTGTGAAGTTTAAATTCTTACTGAAAAGATTCACTCCATTATTACATTACTGTACGCTGGTGGAAATGTAGTTGgactttgttttgattttgaaatATATGTCAAAAGATAAACTGGTGTTTTCACCTTGTATCATGTTCTTGTGcattgaatgtttgtttgtttttttgattggAGGTTAAACTGTCAAGATGatgtagttgttgtttttttatagtgTAATACTGAAGAAATGTCAAagaatttgtatttatattctcAGCTATTTGTACACTCTTAACATCGTATTCAGAATGGTTATTACAAATTGGCAATATTggttttcttagttttttttattaagttacAGCCATGTTACATTAGGGGGGTTCCTTTTGAAAATCTGTTACTATTTTGTCACTGCCTTATACAAGAATAAACaactttcttttccattttcccTCACTTGTTCAATATTGAGGGTCGTGGGGGAGCCGAGGCAGGGAAGCCCTTGTAGTGCTTACACATGTTCACACTGACACCTATGAGCAGTAACATGTCAACTCAACACCTGGCTTGGCCAAGAGTTAATGTGAAGCTGCTTGCACACAACTTGGAAATCACTGGTTCCCGTCTTTCGTTTTCAGCAGATACATAACTTGTTTTGATGCGTGGCTACCTGATAAAGCGTCTGCATTTGATTTGAGCTGCAAGTCACATAACGGTACAGGTCTAGCTATTGTAAGTTCAAACTAAAACATTCAGGACCAGAtttcattataataatttaCGTTCCGATTTGAATTCATAATAAAGGTATTCCcatgtaatccccccccccaccctcagtTGTAATCTATGACCAATCTGCCCTTGCTCGGCTGCGGTTCTGACCCGTGGTGTCTTTTCGCCGTTTACATTAACGTTACTTGTTTCCCTCGCGCTATCTGGCAACCCGAGCTAAACTGCGACAGCGCCAATGGCAGCAAAACAGAGCTGTTACAGGCGAGGAGGATGACAGCGACAAGGTGAGACGAGCGCCGCCTGAAGTCACCGAGAGCGGGGGGAATACCGGCAAATCACGGAGAGACGGTCGTTGTGCGGCCGTGCGTCGCCTCCGCTAGAGATATTCACCGGTATTTCAACTTTATCTCAAGTTGCAGTGGTGTTCTGGCGAAACATGTCAGCGTACGCTTACGAGCTAAAAAGCTAAGTAACGTTAGCAACCTGACGGTTAAGTGGAGCCGCTGTTCTGTAATTACTGTCGCGGTATCGGCAGCTAACGGCCGAGCGGTGCGACCGTTAACTAAACACAGGCCGGGTTGCGGGACAAGCCTGGTACCGATAACCGCTGCCCCAACCGCTCTCGAGCCGTTGACCGACACGGGTAACCCGAAGTAGGACGGTCAGTTAATTTAAGCTAAAATGTTGACTCCGGCTGGCCAAGTAACGGTAAACTAGCGTGCTAGCGCGTGCTAAGTGTGACTCGAGGCCTTAAGGATGTCAAACCAGACGCTTCCTCGTCCATTTCGACCACAAAGGTGACGTCGTGTGCAGCGGTAACATTACGGCGCTGTTCGGGAAAAGTGCATCGTAAGTATGAGCTCTCTGTGACTGTCATCTTGTTTAACCTTCCTTTTCACCCTCCTCTGCTCATGACGCTGTTGTTAAGGATATCAAGCACTTGagtgttttgtctttctatGGACGTGTCAACTAGCTAGTTTGCTGATGAATGCAGTAACACAGTCCAGTCTCGGTTCGTGGCTCAGTTCAGGAGCGTTTCACGTATAATCACTGTCCTCGGGATCAATGCAGGCTTTTGG from Cyclopterus lumpus isolate fCycLum1 chromosome 14, fCycLum1.pri, whole genome shotgun sequence encodes the following:
- the amer1 gene encoding APC membrane recruitment protein 1; translation: MASRKVDELPNNTMDLATASAQLSRCGPDDITEEPQPDMMNATVKSQKSGKFRRTALTFFGVRKSICILPSFFGGRSKNQNKGSSKKGISKSRTHDGLSKVSHDDNLSSQCTSATDCDYLGQRNSAGELHSSCPNECSHATAEQKSMTLTRPKRGLRSLFQSFRYHRNHRNVGLDKTEMIAMSSPHCKIEVPVVQDNTNQYVTECLGSEPDVPDFTDVTCDVSIGPECIDADEMPSEKSVELGSPKSELDGETCDEELVEVNLMAVVPSELKESSRGYSEPCLKLQTMSEPTLKSETPAGSSDKLNLIYGDVASLKSFDSLTGCGDIIADQEDDSITESTVSGERSRSGGKRASCYLTYQGGGEEMASPEDLDEECLQDFWSNNESEEICCTCNQELTDLTSDLTSSQNMDLLNSNSAQQASGMDASSIADVLTPQSEHQESVPNSDEGYYDSTTPGPDDGQEKTDRLKAERLPRDSYSGDALYELFAPDESLISPHYENKSKLPGSKQCEYLSEPVDVTDSAFAPDMNRLQMSAEMYEVRDFFERPSMCSKSSEVAQNMVGRQETGMIKNLSSKPQAPVNRNTIEPDVFDEKGNMPAPPEKWTQSVNADCEKRHSSVSFGSTSDPDFETFCEPKEQHLEENKPVALPYKNVSSLSPDESNDLDDGQTVCFSQALVDYTKHAQMLSNSDNSVDEANSAFTPNMQALPTIVTFDVVDMHNEGEYDEQIHMELEEDISSPYQEFEESYLQKDAFADCDYQMLDLYEQNLISNTWAIASLPRHLGLTRVSQSNPLSLERRSRSLDTERLELKMPDGYRENRVSCPQTEKDSERDSSPYYKKNVLASDVRDGSSIMAFSWQTRPEMALSLPLTDGKFIEKGQSLSQSQVKRKIFSGSSSSECANSKSQLSDRVSSDFISQNTEPCNRQCCLPSQSDSCVPHSTFVYTGMTDDESDNVDEEDVFCKAATNLQSYNPRGKSRPVSSREGIPRTASPLNAGVSKSEMTPRDVACNKLPEATFN